The sequence below is a genomic window from Mauremys mutica isolate MM-2020 ecotype Southern chromosome 23, ASM2049712v1, whole genome shotgun sequence.
ACCAGCTAGAACAGCTTCCTTCTTACCTAGACTCTTAGCAACAGAGAACTCAGTGCTAACCATACTATCTCAGGGCCAGATTgtcaaggtatttaggtacctaaatgaaacagttactgtaactgtggttctttgagatgtgatgcagacgtGTACAGGGGTGGTGGTCACATCTTGTGTCTATAACCCTTCCCCTCGCTATATGAGGCAGTGCTGCCCCGACCACCTCAGTCTCTTTGCACCGAATGTCTAGGGCAGGATTTCGCAAACCTCATTGCACTGCAAGCCCCTtccgacaacaaaaattactacatgaccccagaggGGGGGACTGAGCTCACCTAAGCCCTGCTGCtccagggggtggggcggggtgagAGCCCAGCATCCCAGGCCGGGGGAAGGTGCAAGAGGCGaagtcccaggcagggggcctgtaacctgagccccgctgctcagggctgaagccgttgggcttcagctttggccttgggcagtggggctcaggctttggccccagcaAGTTTAAGCCAGCCCCGGTGGCCCCATTAAAACggagtcatgacccactttggggtcctgacccacagtttgagacccactggtctaGGGGAAGATGCTagtgcagaggggctggggggcaggacatggaacacatctcaaagagccaCAGTCAGAGTACGTCACCCTTTCTTCTTCTCTGAGTCGATGCAGACATGTATGCCCAGTAGGTGACTCACTCTCCACTTGCCCAAAAATGGCTAAACAGATTTTgctcaaaccttttttttttttttttttttaaatcaatagttTACCTTCAGGCAGAGGCCAAAGACATAAAATTTCTGCCTGGAAGGAGAAAGTCTGAAATTGTTTAGCATGAGGGAGAGGATGGGAACTGAATTCTCATACCGCTGCTGCTTTAATATACAGCTCAGCTCCTTGGAGGAGCCAGTGCTACCACTGTAAGTAATAGCAGAGCCACTGGATAAACTACAAGTCTCTTGCACCTGTGACTTGTGGGCCTGCTCTCTGCCTGGTAGTGCATCTTCACAGGAAAGAGTCCAACATTCCAAACGTCTGGCCAGcttcaaacagtttttaaaagaacCCGCCAGAGAAACTCCTGCTTCTTTCCTCTGAAGTGTGGAATCTCCCAGAGTGTCTGAGGGGCTGGACATGTAATGTTGACAACATTCACAGTTTGTTACATCCACTTGTGATCTCTTGAGCAACTCAAGAATTTCTGACTGGTTTGTGCAGGTGCATTTCTGCCTGTGACCACCAGAGGGAACTCCCCACAGCCTGAGCTGCTGGCTTTGGCTGACAATTTCAATTGGCCAGCACCTGAAATGCCACCTCCAGGTTTGCTGGGTCCTACAGGACAGAGCTTCCAACAGCTGCTGATGATGCTGAAGCTCTAAAGCTGCCTGCTCCTCACAGATTTCCTGCCCACTCATTTTAGTACTGACCCCTCTTTCTATCAGAAGTGAAGAGTCCTGAGGCTGAGGTCACAGAATGGCACTGAGGGGCACATCCCATCAAAGTTTAGCCTCCTTACATGAACGATTTTAGTGTCCCCTAGTCAGGGTCTTTGTCCTACACTGGGTCTCACATCTGGCCTCAGCATGCTGGAAAGCCTCAAGCTTTCTTCTGTCTGCGTGCAGAGCAGGGCCCTAGCCCAGGGAGTGGCAGCAGCTTCAGCCCTGTTTAACCTCCCACCGCGCTGCACTGAGAGGGTAGAACAAtggcggggggttggggaggagagggagagaaggcagGTACACTGGCCCTCCATTCCCAAGCCCTGCTCAGTCAGCTGCCCTTGCTGCAGCAAttgctgcagctgggctctgtgcAGACGAAGCAGGGGACAGGACAGGGGAGATAGGAGAGCAGGGGTAAGCCTCCTGGGGGAAGCACAAGAAGGGCCTGGGAAGTGTGTCCCTCCCATCAGCCAGAAGTGGGTAGGTGCCCCTAGTTTGTGTGTCTTTTGAATTTGCAtcatgaaacacacacacacacacacacacacacagagcccggCTTAGCACAAAAACCAGACAAcactaatgatttttttaaattattatttgacAGATAAACTTgtgatttggggggcagggagctgtatCATGATATTTGAACTCCCAAAGTTGGTAATAGCATGGTCCTGATATCTCATCCCCTGCCAAAGGAAAGACTGGTGTTATATGTCACTTAGAAAGGTCTTCTCATGGAATACAGTAGCCCTAGGAGACTCCCCAGATATAGACCTAGATCCTTTAGGGGATTTTTTTGAGATTTCTCAAATGTATAATTTTCAGTGTTGCCAGCTTTTACAATTTTATTGCAAATCTAacaatatttgttgtttttctcaatgccaagctcctggagtcatgttattgTGTGAGAAGCTCAGCTTTCATCTAAAAAAATGTTGCTAGCCTTTACAGTTGCAGGGAAAGGCTCACACTTAGATCCCCAAAAATCATACAACTTGCTTGACTCATGATCTTTAAGGTTAGGCAGTACAGACCTTTTCTATCCCTCCAAGGTCTGGAAAGTTGACTCAAGGTGCTAAGTACATGACCAAAAAATCCTGTATTCCATGCCATCACATATTCTTTATTTATCTCTGGTCTCTCCTCCCAAAGCCTGTCCCTGCACACAATCTCATTTCAATGAAAAAACTTTCCCTTCTACATCTCCAGCCCTCCAAGATCCCTCAGGCACCCTCCATCTTATTTAAAATACcagctagaacagtggttctcaaagacggtccactgcttgttcagggaaagcccctgacaggccgggccaatttgtttacctgccgtgtctgcagctcccactggctgcagttcaccgctccaggccaataggggctgtgggaagcgatgtgggccgagggacgtgctggctgcccttcccgcagcccccattggcctggagcggcgatcggccgaacctgaggatgcggcaggtaaacaaaccggcccaacctgccaggggctttccctgaataagTGGCAGATTggctttgagaacccctgagctagaacatcttcttccttccttcttaCCTAGACTATGAAATAACAGTTGAGCAACGGAGAACTCAGTGCTATCTCAGAttcatttaggtacctaaataccttgacagttactgtaactgtggttcttcgagatgtgatgcagatgtgtattccaagTAAGTGTGCGCGCACTGGACAGGCCTAGCAATACCCGTAGAGGGGCAGTGTTTGCGCCTTGTGTCTATAAGCCGTATATGAGGCAGCACTGCCCCGACGTCTCTCAGTTCCTTCGCACCAAATTTCTAGGGGAAGACTCCaatgcagaggggatggagggcagGTTGTGGAATACATGTCTCcctcacatctcaaagaaccacagttacaataagtaaccatttcttctttgagtagatgcagATGTGTATGCCCAGTAGGTGACTTACAAACAGTACTCCCGTCCAGAGGCGGGGCTCGGAGTCTATCTGAATATGGATCGCAGGACTGTTCTTCCAACATTAGCGTCTATTCTGGAacagcggcaaagagttctgtggcacgttatagactaacaaacgtattggagcatgagctttcgtcggtgaatacccactttgtcggatgcatatTCTGGAACATGCAGTGATCATGTAATGGTCCGTAAATGTATGGATGGATGGCCACATGCAAATGTCCAATATGGAAATATCACCGAGGAACACCACCAATGTTGCCTGTGCTCTTGTGGAATGAGCCCGTATCTGCTGTGGAATCATAGCTGGCATGAACTCATATGCAGTCTTAAATACAAGACATTATCCATCTTGAGATGGCCTGTGCAGACCTTGTCCCTTCATGCAGTCCACATAGGATACGAACAGGCAAGGTGAAGCACGGAACAGGtcagtcctattcagtgtctaacGTTTGGAGGCATTGCTGCTCCTCTGGGGAGAAATGTGGCTTAGGGGAAAATGCACCACCTAGTTCAAATGCAACTGAGAGACCATGTTGGATAAGAACTTCGGGTGTGGCCGGATCATTATCTTGTCCATGGAAAACTGTGTGTAAGGAGGCCCCAGAGGCAATGGCTACCAAGAATGCAGTTTTCTGAGACAGGAGGGGCAATGGGCAGGAAGCATGGGGTTCGAATGGAGGTCCCATAAGAGCTGCTAAAGCAGTGTTTAGGTCCCACCAAGGGACTGGCCCTCGGATCAGAGGGTGCAGGCGAGAAGTCCTTGTCACCATGGCGTTGGAAAAAAACTGATTTCCCTTGCATAGATGGATGAAACATGGATATTGCTGCCAAGTGCATTCTCAGAGAACTGAGTGCCAAGCCCAATTTCTGAAGGTGCAGCAGGTACTCCAAGATGTGCTGGATGGAAGTCCCCGTTCTtccactttgccaagtaggctgTTCAAGTGGAAGGTTTCCTATTGCTAAGTAGGACCTGTTGGACAGCCTCCAAGCAATGTTCTTCCTCTTCAttcagccatgcagcagccatgcCGTAAGGTGAAGGAAGCTGATTGCCAGATGCAGAATACACCTGTGTGAAGAGGTTGGGAAGGAGAGGTAGCGGCATGAGAGGCTGatctgacagaacaaggaggacCGAAAACCAACTGTCTCAGGCACGCCAGGGCAATCTGGACGACCCTGGCTTGATGCACCTTGAGCTTGGCAATGACTTAGGGAATGATTGGGACAGGAGGGAAGACATAAAAGAGAGTTGACTGCCAGCTATAGTGGAAAGTGTTAGAGAGAGCCTTAGCTGAGACCCTCCCCGAGAGCAGAATAGGTGACACTCCTTGTTTTCCCTTGTTGCAAATAAATCGATCATGGGGATGCCCCACACTGCAAAAATAAACTGAAGGACACTCcttcaagggaccattcatggCTCGGGGAGAAAAACCTGCTGAGACACTCTGCAAGATGGCTCTGCACCCCAGGCAAGTGGACAGCTACCAGGGTGATGTTTTCTTTGATGCAGAACTGCCATAGGTTGATTGGCTCTAGACAGAGCAATCTGGAGTGGGCTCCCCTTTGTTTGTTCATAGTACATTGCGGTGGTATTGTTGGTGAGTAAGTGAACCACTGAATGCCTGATGCAGTCCTGGAAGGCATGACATGCATTGTAGATAGCCTGAAGCCCCAATACATTGATGTGGAACAAGGCTTCCTGTTCCAACCACAGgccctacaccaggggtcggcaacctttcagaagtggtgtgccgagtcttcatttattcactctgatttaaggtttcacatgccagtaatacattttaacgtttttagaaggttgctttctataagtctataatatataacaaaactattgttgtatgtaaagtaaataaggtttttaaaatgtttaagaagcttaatttaaaattaaattaaaatgcagagcccccccagacctgtagccaggacccgggcagtgtgagtgccaatgaaaatcagcttgcatgccgccttcggcacacgtgccataggttgcctacccctgccctatacCCTCAACTAGTCCAAACACACTCCCCAACCCAGAAGGGATGAATGTTAATCACTGACTTGATCGGGGAGGGCTGAGTGAAAAGAACTCCTTGGCACAAGTTGCATGGGGACTCCCACCAGTGCAGGGACTCCAGGACTAGTGGAGGAAGGTGAATCAACCAGTCCAGAGATGCAGGTCTCCTACTAAGAAGCAAAGAAACTTCCTGTGACTTGGTAGAATGGCCacatgaaaataagcatcctgaAGAGCAGCAAACCAGTCACTCTAAGACAGAGCAGGGCAGATAGCTAAGAGTGTGACCATGTGGAATCTCACATATCTGATTAATTTGTTGAGTCCGCAAAGGTTGAGGATAGGcctctgtcacggagtccccgggcaatgctctggaactactccccacaaagccagtcaggactttggggagcctcctctcccttggagcagactgtcttcagggcaagaagtcACACGGCTTcatcttcctgggtctgaccttggagcattcagcatcctctgcccctccgggtgcttcccacagcaagtccgcccaggcggggtcctggggaagccagagggtcctgcacccccacttcgcagtcagaagtgactcttagccagcaagtaaaacagaggtttattagatgacaggaacatggtctaaaacagagcttgtaggtacagagaacgggatcCCTCaaccgggtccattctggggcccagtgagccagacaaccctgtctgccctcacttcccgtccccagccagctcccaactgaaacccactccagcccctcctttctggcctttgtctccttcccaggccaggaggtcacctgatctctttattcacctttagccatccccttgcagggggcaACGGtcccagccatttgttgccaggagacagagtgtcggccatttatgcatgctggagacttaagaaatgcataggggaaactgaggcacccacacagtattcagaggaaacattaagaacagtcccatttCATCACAGCCTCATCCTGCCTTTGGATTTTGGTATCAGGAAGTACCAGGAGTAGAAACCATGATGCTGGTGTTCTCACAGAACTTCCTCCACCGCTCCCAACATTAGCAGACAGCTGACCATCTCAAAGAGCAgcatctcataagaacataagaacggccgtaccgggtcagaccaaaggtccatctagcccagtatctgtctaccgacattggccaatgccaggtgccccagagggagtgaacctaacaggcaatgatcaagtgatctctctcctgccatccacctccatcctctgacgaacagaggctagggacaccatttttacccatcctagctaatagccatttatggacttagccaccatgaatttatccagtccccttttaaacattgttatagtcctagccttcacaaccttctcaggtaaggagttccacaagttgactgtgcgctgcatgaagaagaacttccttttatttgttttaaacctgctgcccattaatttcatttggtgacccctagttcttgcattatgggaataagaaaataacttttccttatccactttctcaacatcactcataattttatatacctctatcatatccccccttagtcttctcttttccaagctgaagagtcctagcctctttaatctttcctcgtatgggaccctctctaaacccctaatcattttagttgcccttttctgaactttttctagtgctagaatatcttttttgaggtgaggagaccacatctgtacgcagtattcgagagttgggcgtaccatggatttatataagggcaataatatattctcagtcttattctctatcccctttttaatgattcctaacatcttgtttgcttttttgaccgcctctgcacactgtgtggacatcttcagagaactatccacgatgactccaagatctttttcctgactcgttgtagctaaattagcccccatcatgttgtatgtatagttggggttattttttccaatgtgcattactttacatttatccacattaaatttcatttgccattttgttacccaatcacttagttttgtgagatctttttgaagttcttcacaatctgctttggtcttaactatcttgagtagtttaatcatctgcaaactttgccacctcactgtttacccctttctccagatcatttatgaataaatgagaggggtccctgaagagtggGGCTGGTGCGTGGAGAGAAACTGGATGGCATAGCCTGATCTTATAGTGTGTCTATGACCCAGCTGTCAGAGGTAATTGAGACCCAGGCATTATAACAGCAGACCAGCCTGTCCCCAATGGAACAAGGGTTAGGAGGCAACGAGAGTGGAAGAAGAACAACTGGAATGGTGCTCTGGACCAATGAGTCAAAATGGGTGCTTAACAGGTGCAAAAGGAGGGCGAACAGCCCAACCAGGCCTTGAGCTCGAGTGCTTCCTCTTGTGAGACCTTTCCCTCTTCCTGGGATAGTCTCACTGTCTCAAGGAGAAGGGTTGATAAAAGGATGCTGTGGTCTGTACAGTTGTTGTTGTTGCCATGCCCCGTAGTGGTGTCTCTGCATGGGCAGCGTATGCACCCCCAAAGACCTTACGGTAGCCCTGGAATCCTCAAAGGAAAACAGGGTTTCAGTCTTGTCTGAAAACAAGGCTCTGCCATCAAAAGGCAAGTCCTCGATTGTTTGCTGGACATTCAGAGCGATCCCTGTGTTTTGGAGACAGGAAGCCCTCCTCATAGTAATTGCCAAGGCCATCACTTTGGTTGAGGTGTCCACAACATCGAGGGCAGATTGCAAAGACATCTTGGCCATCAAGCAGTCTTCGGTGACAAACACACAAGACTCATCAAAAGACACATCAGGCAACTGCTCCTCAAATTTGGCCATAGTCAAAGTCATTTTTGGACAATAAAGCTTGCTGGTTCACAATCCTCATCTGTAACCATTAGGAGGTGCATACCTTTCTTCCCAAAAGGTCCAAATGCTTAGAGTCTCTGTCTTTGGATGTAGACTTGAACCTGTCCTGCCATGACCACCAGGGAGTTCGGGGCCAGATGGGAATAGACCCCCTTGTATGCCTGTACAGGCACAAAAGAGCACTTCTCCAAGCACTTGACCTCTGGCGGTAACAAAGCTGGCGTACCTCAAAAAGCACTCATAGGTTTGAGGAGCACCTcattaattgggggggggggggggcaccagcctTGCAAAGTCTCTGACCAGCAGCGATGACGGGACCAAAAGGCACAGTAAGTCTGCTACAGCCTGGTATGCTGAAATCACAGACACAGTCAATACTGGCATCCCTCCAGTCGGTACTGGATTCAGATGCCTGGAGGCCAGAACTGGAGTCAACTGTACTGGGTTTCTGCCCTTCCTGCCCTGTACCAAAGGAGGAACAGATGTACACGTGCCATCCTGGGCACCAGGACTGGTCCCATGCCAGAGAAGGCAGAAGAGTTGCCCCAGGACAACTCTTCTTTGGCACCAACAACGGAGAATGACTCCTGTGCCTCTTCGGAGAGGTCACTACCCCAGAACAAGAGGCAGCAGCACTTTCCGAGCACAAGGGCAATCTGTGGCTCGAGATAGTCCCCTGTGTGGGCTCAGGCCACATGGCTTGTTCAAGCAGGTGCTGTTTGAGGCAAAGGACCTGCACCACCTGAGTCCTCTTCTTGAACGATCTACAGATGAACAGCACTCCTTAAGATGGGCTTTGCCAAGGCAGAgcaagcactgtgtgtgtgagggggtcaCTGTTGGGAAACGCCACTCCACACAAAGGACAATGCTTAAACCTGGGGAGGGCATCGTGGGGGGGGCACAgccactaattaaaaaaaaatagagagagaataTGAAAACTAACGCTTAACTATGTACAATACGCTGCACAAAAAGAATGAATGTAAGGTTGTGAAAACCACCACCACACGAGCTCTGACTCCAGCTGACGGGtgatgagaaggaactgagggggctgGGGCGGTGTCATCTCATATCACTGGCTGCTGCCCCTCCAatggtactgctaggcaaaagtcTCCGGCTCCTGCGTTTCGGTTGTGCACACACCTACTTGGAATATAGGTCTTCagctactcaaagaagaaatgtacctagtgggattttcaaacatgcCTATTAGGTCCAATATAgatccactaggtgcctatctgcatctttaggtgcccaaatatcTCTGATAATCTGGCACTAACTCTCTAATGACAATAGATGCTACAAAGTAAAGCTGTGTTGCATTGTATGCTTACTCCCAGAGGTGAAGTTGGTTCTAGGGAACAAAGCAAGGTTTGGAAAACAAAAATACCCTCTCACATCTTCATCTATATTCCCAAATGGAAACCTTTGTTCAGTGGCAAATTCATTTGGCTGAGAATTCCCTCCCTTCAACAACCACCCTACAGACCTTTGATCTCTTCTGTACTTTATTTGTGCTTCAGATCAACACTGAAAATGGCTGTGGGAGTTAATGTGGGAGCCCCTGCTGTTTGTATTGTATAGATAATGCATAAAGAGTGGCTACATTGAACTGGAACCGTAATTAAAACACATATTATTTAGCATGGCTAGAATGGACACACCCCACcagataaatattttaaagtatgtCAGGGATTCTCAGTCCTTTTCAGAGAGAGAACCACATCTTAACAGTGAGAACATCTCCTGGATTTCCCCTTATGCAAGCTCTCCTCTCACTGACAACTGAGTAACTTCCTCAATAGCAAGGAAAAGTAATGCTAGGAAAGTAGTTCATGTGTTTTAAGCTTTTTCTCAAGGTAATCTAGCAACTTGGAACTAGGAGGAGATGGCAGCACCATGCAACCAGCCGTCTCTCTGTGGTCTGCTAGGACATGTTCCAGGGAGCTGTTTGAGGTATGTCACACATGGAGGTGACACAGCCAGCatccctttaaaaatggaagTTGAAAGTTCAGACTGAAGCAGTGCAGCActctttaaataaattatttgctaTTTCCTGCCGACTCTACCTTGCAAAGCTTGACTTTAAAAGACATATAGGCTCATTACTAAGCTGGGACCAATTATTTCCTCTCTTAGCCTTGGCAAGAACAGATGAGTATGGTTTTATTTACACAGGGAGCAGTACAAGAATGAGGCAGATGGGAACACAACTAATCCGCCCAATTTTCCAAAGTCGCTAATTAATTTGGGTGCCTCAATATTTAGGTAATCAGTTGATGtgaacaggagctgtgggaattaacacctctgaaaatcagaagtGTTAGTATTTCAAGTTGGGCATCCTAGAATTAGTGGACAATTTCAAAAAGAGAATGACGGTTAAAAGTAACAGAAGACAGAAAACACTTACTGGTAATGTCATGCGATTCCAAGTAGAAGCAGTGATGGGATCATGGACATAGCTCCTTCGAGTAGATAGCTCAGATGCACTTAAGCTACTTTGGGTCCTTCTGAATTCTAATTCAGGGGTATTCCAAGAATTAATAGTGGCCCTGGACCTTCTTGAATTCTGCTCAAGTAAATGTATTCTTGCATTGGCCTCTTCCGTTTCAGAGAGGTCTGTAGAGGACTTGCATGCCTTTGTACGAGTGGAAGCTGTATTTTTTTCCACTTTGATTTGAGAGTCTTCCAAAGATTGTAATCCCCGCCTTGTTCTCCAAGAACTTCTTAGAGTGATGTGTTTTGTCTCTGGTGACTCTGCTTCTAAAGGCCCATGGCTTTTCCAGCTGATTGTCTCTAAGGGTGGCTCATAATTGTTCTTCTCAATGGGTTCAGAAGGTTTTATCAGAATACTGCTTCTTGAAATTAGTGTTTCTGTCCTGTTTCTCAGAGCTAAATCCCCACTTTTATCTGCCTCAGATAATTTCAGAGCAATATCACTCTTATTAATTGAGATCTCAAAGGGTGTGATGATGTTGTTTGTTATGGTTGACAGCTCATTTGGAGTGACTCTAATATTGCTGGTAGAAGTATGTCTTTCCTTTGCGGCTTCATTTGTGTTGGTCCTTGTGTTGGCTGGCTCAGAAGGGAAGATTGTTatgctgcttgtcattttatttgTCACAGTTTTAAAGAGAGATTTCTGGTTTTGAGAGTATTCTTCAGACCCAGCCCCTCCCATTACTTCTTTCATGTCCTTTTCAATTATTACAGGTTTAATGATGGCTTTTGATCTCAAAGCTTCTCTAGGGCTGAATGACTTTCTGGATTTCAATCCTATGCTGGCAGCGTCTGAAGATGTCTTTATGGATTTGGGGGGGTCATCTTCATTTCCAGTATTTTTATCATTTTCAAAGAGAGATGCTCTAAGAACTCCTCTGGAGCTTGAGAATTCTCTGGAACTGGGTTTCTTTCTCTTCTCCAGCTCTGACTCAGTAGTAGCATTGGTGCTTTTACCAATCTCCTCATCTGTACTAAGTTTTTCATGGCTAGCTGGTTTGATGGCTTTGGATCTCAAAGAGTCAGATTTTATGCCAACATTTGTCTGAACTGTAACTGATGGTGCAGATTGGTCCATTTCTTCCTTACCTTGACTTGTGAGAATCTGTAAGATGTCTTCTTGACTTCTTGAGCTGTTTGAATACTTTATTAAAGTTGGAGGCTTTGTATTTTCATGAAAAGTGTCTGTAAATTCTCTTTCTTGGGAGTTTATTGTTCTTTTAGATTTCCCTTCTGGGGACTGTCTGTGAGATAAAACAGAGGCTGTTGCTGCTTCTGCTTTAGAGCTGGTGGATTCAGCTGCTAACATCTGAGAAGAGATATGGTATCTATATGATGAAGCTGTTTCATTGGATGGTGCATGATTATTTTTCATAAAGGGTCTCTCTACACATAGATCAGACATCTCTGTTTGGCTTGTTTTCATCTTTTCAGTCAAAGATACAGTCATTTCTCCTTTGCTTGATTTTTCATCAAGTGCATCAGAGTTACCTTGGCAAACATCACTAAATGATTGAGATAGCTTTTCAACCTTGGTCTTCAATCCACTTTCATTCCCAGGTTTGGAAGAGGCTTTCCAAGATTTGTGCTCATGTGCAGCCGGTGGGTATCGACTCAGCACAGATGGCTGCTCTCTTGATTTCTTCACTTCATTTTGTGGAGCACCACTATCTTTCTGCATAGATAAATATGTAGCAATTGCTGATTTGTCTTCCATTCTTTTTGTATCAGTAATCACAGTTTCTAGTAGAGCAAATGTACTAGATGCCTTTGCTGTTCTCCTAGTAATTAAACTTGGACTGGGAACTTGCTTGCTACTTGTGGTATAACTGTCATTATTGGAAGAG
It includes:
- the LUZP1 gene encoding leucine zipper protein 1 isoform X3, whose protein sequence is MAEFTGYKETSNRHLRFKLQSLGRRLDELEEATKNLQKAEDELLDLQDKVIQAEGSNSSMLADVEALRKRVLKIEGKDEEIRKAEELCQLMKEKLEEEESLTRELKSEIERLQKRMAELEKLEEAFGRSKNDCTQLCLSLNEEKNLTKKISTELEILRMKVRELEASEDRLDKTEHSLVSELEKLKSLTLSFASERKHFNEREKQNEKLIQELTQKLEQNNKLNRADQTRNASNLLERSSNSLLDRNDLRIEDDLTSALPSKETRRKGSLDYLKHVENETRNKSENQKNKNQEDNKVKDLNQEIEKLKSQIKHFESLEEELKKMKAKNNDLQDSYLSEQNKNKLLTGQLEEIKIQIKKQKDMENGEVESEEMSLPSRIRHDRPNYRGITAEPAISKHKSRELSPQHKRERTRNREFSSNNDSYTTSSKQVPSPSLITRRTAKASSTFALLETVITDTKRMEDKSAIATYLSMQKDSGAPQNEVKKSREQPSVLSRYPPAAHEHKSWKASSKPGNESGLKTKVEKLSQSFSDVCQGNSDALDEKSSKGEMTVSLTEKMKTSQTEMSDLCVERPFMKNNHAPSNETASSYRYHISSQMLAAESTSSKAEAATASVLSHRQSPEGKSKRTINSQEREFTDTFHENTKPPTLIKYSNSSRSQEDILQILTSQGKEEMDQSAPSVTVQTNVGIKSDSLRSKAIKPASHEKLSTDEEIGKSTNATTESELEKRKKPSSREFSSSRGVLRASLFENDKNTGNEDDPPKSIKTSSDAASIGLKSRKSFSPREALRSKAIIKPVIIEKDMKEVMGGAGSEEYSQNQKSLFKTVTNKMTSSITIFPSEPANTRTNTNEAAKERHTSTSNIRVTPNELSTITNNIITPFEISINKSDIALKLSEADKSGDLALRNRTETLISRSSILIKPSEPIEKNNYEPPLETISWKSHGPLEAESPETKHITLRSSWRTRRGLQSLEDSQIKVEKNTASTRTKACKSSTDLSETEEANARIHLLEQNSRRSRATINSWNTPELEFRRTQSSLSASELSTRRSYVHDPITASTWNRMTLPIPRPEETIGIIYSGQLCSTGKRPAPK